In the genome of Nocardia sp. NBC_00416, one region contains:
- a CDS encoding NADH-quinone oxidoreductase subunit C: MSAEGSESTDSRAVEPEQPIGPDDEVIGERRGMFGISGSGDTSGYGRLVHRVALPGGTAPPYGGYFDTVVEPLRAALATGAGFDAAIEKVVVDRGELTLHVSRDHLVAVARALRDDPALRFELCLGVSGVHYPDESGRELRAVYHLNSITHGRRLRLEVSAPDDDPHIPSLYRVYPTCDWHERETYDFFGIRFDGHPSLTRITMPDDWRGHPQRKDYPLGGIPVEYKGARIPPPDERRAYS; encoded by the coding sequence ATGAGTGCCGAAGGTTCCGAATCCACCGACAGCCGCGCTGTCGAACCGGAGCAGCCGATCGGTCCCGACGACGAGGTCATCGGCGAGCGACGGGGTATGTTCGGCATCTCCGGCAGCGGCGACACCTCCGGATACGGCCGCCTCGTCCACCGGGTCGCGCTCCCCGGCGGCACCGCACCGCCCTACGGGGGCTACTTCGACACCGTGGTCGAGCCGCTGCGCGCCGCGCTGGCCACCGGCGCCGGATTCGACGCCGCGATCGAGAAGGTCGTGGTGGACCGGGGCGAACTCACCCTGCACGTATCCCGCGACCATCTGGTCGCGGTGGCACGGGCACTACGCGACGATCCGGCCCTGCGGTTCGAACTGTGTCTCGGGGTGAGCGGCGTGCACTACCCGGACGAGTCCGGCCGCGAACTGCGCGCCGTCTATCACCTGAACTCGATCACCCACGGACGGCGGCTGCGGCTCGAGGTGTCCGCCCCCGACGACGACCCGCATATCCCGTCGCTGTATCGCGTGTACCCGACCTGCGACTGGCATGAGCGGGAGACCTACGACTTCTTCGGTATCCGATTCGACGGGCATCCCTCGCTGACCCGCATCACCATGCCCGACGACTGGCGCGGCCATCCGCAACGCAAGGACTACCCGCTCGGCGGGATACCGGTCGAATACAAGGGCGCGCGCATTCCGCCGCCCGATGAGCGGAGGGCGTACAGCTGA